The Salegentibacter mishustinae genomic interval ATAATTGCAGGATAGAAAAGTTCCTGGGAATCATCAATCTCATTTCTCCCCGGAACTCCGGCGGTATGGTAATGATTAATATGCTTATGGTGTTTTTTAATCGTGGCAATTATATCCCCTTCCATCACCTGCATATGGTATATATCATATAGTAATTTAAAGTTATCGGCTCCCATTTCTTCAGCCAGGGCCACACCCCATTCGGTATGGTCTGCCATATAATCTGGATGATCAACTTTGCTGTTCAGTAACTCCATTACAAGAGTTACATTTTTCTTTTTTGCGTATTTAAGTAAGGATTTTAAACCTTTCGAGCAATTTTTAATTCCGGTCTGCTCGTCCATTCCGCGGCGATTTCCGGAGAAAACAATTACGTTTTTTATATTATGCTTTGAAGCTTTATCAATTAAACCTCTGTATTTTTCCTGAAGAACTTTATGATTTTTAGGTTCATTAAAACCATTTTGGATATCGGCGAAAACATCTGTAGCCATTGAACAAACCAACCCATATTTTTCAACGGTCTCCCATTCTGAAGGTTTTAGAAGATCTATCGCATGAATTCCCATATTCGCGCAGGTTCTGGCAAATTGGTCTAAAGGAATATCCTGAAAGCACCAACGACAGACCGAATGCTTAATATTATTCTTTTGGCTTGCCGGCAGGGAATTTTCATCTATATAATTCATAGCGGCAAAAGAAGATGCCACGCCACCAATACTCAAAATTCCTGAACCTATGGCAATACTCTTTAAAGCATCCCTTCTTGAAAACTTCTTATTCATAATTGTTGATTTTTAGGTTGGTCAAAATTTTTAGGAAGTAACTAGATACAGTGGAATCTCCACTGCTGGGTGTCTAACTTATTCCTATCGCTTTACGATAAGTTAAGCGATTTCGATAAACGTAAATTTTACAATTATTATTTAGAAAAAAAACTTTTCGGCTATAATTTTTTAGTTTTTTCTTAACATTAGTTCCGAAATGGAAAACTATTATTAAGCGATTTCAAAATTATATCCTGACTCCAGAAGTTTTTGGTAGTTTTTATAATCAAATTTATAGAGGAAGGCCCCCCGGCGGGAAGTAGACTTATCTTTTTCATCTAATTTCACCAGAACTTTTAAAGACAGCACTTTTTTACGAAAGTTTCTTGCGTCCAGTTCCTTTTGATAAATAGCTTCGTAAAATTGTTGTAGTTGTGGTAATGTAAATTTCTCCGGCAGTAATTCAAAACCAATAGGTTTATACCTTGCTTCGCGTTTTATGCGCCCCAAGGCATCATTTACCATCTGGTTATGATCTAAAACTAAATTTGGCAATGCATCAATCTCATACCAGTGCGCCCCGTGCTTTTCTACCAGTTCTTTGTTGTATGCTTCTAACCTGATAAGTGCATATTGAGCAATAGAAATTGTACGATATCCCGGATCTCTTTCAGCTTTTCCATAGCTTTTTAGTTCTTCCATAAATACGCGCTCCAAACCGGTAATCTCGCTTAGAACACGTTTTGCCGCCTGATCTACATCTTCATCTAAGTTTACAAAACTTCCTATTAAGGACCAGGAATCTTTAAGAGGTTCAACCCGTCTTTTAAAGATTAATAGCTTGAGTTTTCCTTCATCAAAACCAAAGATAATACAGTCGGTAGCGACATACATCTTGTCGTTCTTACTGTAATAATCTAAAGCATGTTCAGGCATAAAAATAGAAAATCGAAATAAAATTAATCAGAACTTACTGGGCAAAATAAGCATAGATAAAAACTACCAACACAACGATTCCAAGGCCAACCGGTTTTACAAGTTTCCAGGGTTGAATATCAACCTGCCTGGTATAATCTAAAATAAAAGGTTCCATTCTCGGTTTCCATTTGCCAATCACCAACATAATGATCACATTCAACACAAATAAAATAGCCATTACGTGAAGATAGTGTGGCAAAGCATCTTCTCCCACAACAAAGTATTTAAGGCCTAGATAAATGAGATAGAAACCAACACCACTAAAAATTGCAACTTTAGCAGCGATTGCCGGAATTCTTTTAGTAAGGTAACCTACAATAACGATTGTAAGAATAGGAATACTATAACTACCATTTACTTCCTGCAAATAGCCAAAAAGACCTTGTGGTGCATTAGCAATAAAAGGGGCAATAAGCATAGCTCCAATGGCCAGGAAAATACCAAAGCGTTTTCCTTGTTTTACCACTTTAGCCTCACTGGCTTCGGGATTAAAATATTGTTTATAAATATCTATTCCGAAAAGGGTAACAGAGCTGTTTAAAGCCGAATTAAAAGAACTTAAGATCGCGCCAAAAAGAACGGCAGCGAAGAATCCTGTTAGCACCGGTGGAAGCACTGCATTTACAAGTGCCGGATAGGCCTGATCGGCATTTTCCAGGTCTCCCTGAAACATATGCCAGGCAATAATCCCCGGTAAAACCACGATTATTGGTCCCAAAATCTTTATAAAAGCTGCCAGCATTAAGCCTTTCTGTCCTTCCCGAAGGTTTTTAGCAGCTAATGCCCGCTGAATAATCGCCTGGTTGGTTCCCCAATAAAACAACTGTACCAGCATCATCCCTGTAAATATTGTGGAAAAAGGTACTGAAGCATCTGGGCCACCTATAGAATTAAATTTTTCAGGATTAGCATCTACTAAAGTTTCCAGGCCATTTATAATTCCTCCATCTCCAATAGCCATAAGTCCGAATACTGGAATTAGTAAACCTCCTATCAACAGACCAATCGCGTTAATCGTATCTGATACCGCAACTGCTTTTAAACCGCCAAAAATAGCATAAATAGACCCGATAATCCCAATTCCCCACACGGTTAACCATAAGGCTGTGCTTGAACTTACATTCAACATTTCAGGAATACCGAACATGGTGCTAATCGCCAATGCTCCAGAATATAGCACGATAGGCAGAAAAATAATCATATATCCAGATAGGAATAGCGCCGAAACCAGGGTTTTAGTTCCTTTATCGAATCGCTTTTCCAGGAATTGCGGTACAGTGGTTAAACCTCCCTTTAAATAGCGTGGTAATAAGAATAGTGCGGTAATGACTATGGCAATGGCAGCAAGGGTTTCCCAGGCCATTACTAAAATACCTTCACTAAAAGCCTGGCCGTTTAATCCTACAATTTGTTCAGTAGATAAATTGGTTAACAAAACCGAACCTGCAATAACTCCTGCAGTTAAGCTTCTTCCCCCTAAAAAATATCCATCACTAGTACTTTCATCAGTTTTTCGGGTTGCCATATAGGCAATTACAGCTACCAAAAGCGTGAAACCAACGAATGATAAAATTCCAACCATAGCTTAATATAAAATTTTGTTAAATATAAAATTTTAATCGGGAGTTACTGCCTCATTAGCCCTTAATCTTCTTATTTGCCACCAACCGAAAAATTATATGAAATTCTATTATAATATTTTTCACCCGGCTTTAATACAGCCTCGGGGAAATTCCTGAAATTAGGTGCATCAGGAAAATTTTGAGCCTCTAAACAGATAGAAGGATATTCTTCAGCAATTTCGGTATGGTAGTTTAGGTCATCTGGAAGACTTTCTGGAGCGTAGGCTACCAATGCTTTTTGATTTGTTTTCACTTCCATTTTTATGCCCGTTAATGGAGCAAAAAGTCTCGCTGCAACTTCATCTTCCTCAGACTTTAGTACAAAGGTATCATCGAGGTTTCGATTACCAATCAATTTACTTTCACTAAAGTTTTTAGGATGCTTCTTCAGCTTTGTTAAATTTCCGGTAGGTAATAATTTTTCATCAACCTCCAGAATTTTTTCGGCTACAATTTTCAAAAAATGGTCGCTAATACTGCCACCACCATTTAGATTAAAATAAGTATGATTGGTAAGATTAATCACCGTTTTTTTATCGGTTTGTGCTGAATATTCTATTTGTATTTCATCATCCTCGGTAAGGGTATACTTTACTTCAACCTCAAGGTTTCCCGGATAATATTCTTCGTTATCTTTACTCAGGTAAGCTAGTGTTACAGATGGGTTGGGCCCGGTAGTCTCTTCTTTAATTTCCCATATTTTATACTGAAATCCTTCTTTTCCACCGTGCAAGTGCACATCATCTTTTTCAAAGAGCTTGTAGGTGGTTTCATCCAATTTAAATTCTCCTTTAGAAATCCTGCCTGCGTAACGGCCTACGGAGGCCCCAAAACCTTTGTTATGTTCCTTATATACCGAGGTTATAAAATCTTCTGCCCACGGGCTAACCACCACATTTACCGGATTTTCTCTTTTATCTTTAATCTTAAAGCTTAGCAAAGCCGCCCCGTAATTAAGAACCTCGAGTTCGCTACCTTTTTTATTTACAAGGCTTATGGTTTTTAGATCTTCTTTTTTTATAATATTCAAGTTCTCTCTTTTTAAATGTTTTCTTCTGAAACCCAGTTATCAACTTTTTCTTCCAGAATATTCAAAGGTACGGCTCCATCAAGAAGAATCACATCATGGAATTCCCTAATATCAAAATCCCCCCCCAATTCTTCCTTCGCGTTTTCTCTTAATTCCAGGATTTTATTCATTCCTATTTTGTAAGCCGTCGCCTGGCCGGGCATTACTATATGCCGTTCTACCATTTTTATACAATCACTTTCAGCGTTTGGAGTATTTTCCTTATAATAAGCAATTCCTTCCTCACGAGTCCATTTTTTAGCGTGAATTCCTGTATCTACCACCAGCCTGCAGGAACGCCAAAGTTCCATGGCTAGCCTTCCAAAATCTGAATATGGATCCTTATAATATCCTATTTCTTTTGGTAACAATTCGCTGTAAAGTCCCCAACCTTCTACGTAGGCGGTATAAAAACTAAATTTCCTAAACTGCGGAATTCCCTCTAATTCCTGGGCGATAGCAATTTGCATATGATGCCCCGGAATTCCTTCGTGGTATGCCAAGGCTTCCATTTGGTAAGTTGGCATTGCAGACATATCATATAAATTGGCGTAATACGTTCCGGGTC includes:
- a CDS encoding NUDIX hydrolase, producing MPEHALDYYSKNDKMYVATDCIIFGFDEGKLKLLIFKRRVEPLKDSWSLIGSFVNLDEDVDQAAKRVLSEITGLERVFMEELKSYGKAERDPGYRTISIAQYALIRLEAYNKELVEKHGAHWYEIDALPNLVLDHNQMVNDALGRIKREARYKPIGFELLPEKFTLPQLQQFYEAIYQKELDARNFRKKVLSLKVLVKLDEKDKSTSRRGAFLYKFDYKNYQKLLESGYNFEIA
- a CDS encoding solute:sodium symporter family transporter, coding for MVGILSFVGFTLLVAVIAYMATRKTDESTSDGYFLGGRSLTAGVIAGSVLLTNLSTEQIVGLNGQAFSEGILVMAWETLAAIAIVITALFLLPRYLKGGLTTVPQFLEKRFDKGTKTLVSALFLSGYMIIFLPIVLYSGALAISTMFGIPEMLNVSSSTALWLTVWGIGIIGSIYAIFGGLKAVAVSDTINAIGLLIGGLLIPVFGLMAIGDGGIINGLETLVDANPEKFNSIGGPDASVPFSTIFTGMMLVQLFYWGTNQAIIQRALAAKNLREGQKGLMLAAFIKILGPIIVVLPGIIAWHMFQGDLENADQAYPALVNAVLPPVLTGFFAAVLFGAILSSFNSALNSSVTLFGIDIYKQYFNPEASEAKVVKQGKRFGIFLAIGAMLIAPFIANAPQGLFGYLQEVNGSYSIPILTIVIVGYLTKRIPAIAAKVAIFSGVGFYLIYLGLKYFVVGEDALPHYLHVMAILFVLNVIIMLVIGKWKPRMEPFILDYTRQVDIQPWKLVKPVGLGIVVLVVFIYAYFAQ
- a CDS encoding aldose epimerase family protein, whose amino-acid sequence is MNIIKKEDLKTISLVNKKGSELEVLNYGAALLSFKIKDKRENPVNVVVSPWAEDFITSVYKEHNKGFGASVGRYAGRISKGEFKLDETTYKLFEKDDVHLHGGKEGFQYKIWEIKEETTGPNPSVTLAYLSKDNEEYYPGNLEVEVKYTLTEDDEIQIEYSAQTDKKTVINLTNHTYFNLNGGGSISDHFLKIVAEKILEVDEKLLPTGNLTKLKKHPKNFSESKLIGNRNLDDTFVLKSEEDEVAARLFAPLTGIKMEVKTNQKALVAYAPESLPDDLNYHTEIAEEYPSICLEAQNFPDAPNFRNFPEAVLKPGEKYYNRISYNFSVGGK
- a CDS encoding hydroxypyruvate isomerase family protein, with the protein product MNKKFSRRDALKSIAIGSGILSIGGVASSFAAMNYIDENSLPASQKNNIKHSVCRWCFQDIPLDQFARTCANMGIHAIDLLKPSEWETVEKYGLVCSMATDVFADIQNGFNEPKNHKVLQEKYRGLIDKASKHNIKNVIVFSGNRRGMDEQTGIKNCSKGLKSLLKYAKKKNVTLVMELLNSKVDHPDYMADHTEWGVALAEEMGADNFKLLYDIYHMQVMEGDIIATIKKHHKHINHYHTAGVPGRNEIDDSQELFYPAIMKAIVETGFEGFVAQEFIPTNPDEIDSLQKAIKICDV